Genomic window (Streptomyces sp. RerS4):
CGCGGACCGCTGCAAGAGCCCGCGCGAGTTCCTCGACCTCGTCAACAACAGCCTCATGACCGGAGCCTGACATGCCTGGACACACCGACAACGAGATCACCGTCAACGCGCCCGTCGACCTGGTCTGGGACGTGACCAACGACCTGCCGAACTGGCCCGAGCTGTTCAGCGAGTACGCGTCGATCGAGATCCTGGAGAAGAAGGGCGACACCACGCGCTTCCGCCTCGCCATGCACCCCGACGAGAACGGTGTGGTGTGGAGCTGGGTCTCCGAGCGGACGGTGGACCGGGCGGGGCTGACCGTCAAGGCCCGCCGGGTCGAGACCGGTCCGTTCGCGCACATGAACATCCACTGGGAGTACGGGGAGGCCCCGGGCGGTGGCACGCGGATGCGCTGGGTCCAGGACTTCGCGATGAAGCCGGACGCGCCCATCGACGACGCGGGGATGACCGACCGCATCAACCACAACTCCCGGATCCAGATGGAACTGATCCGGGACAAGATCGAGAAGCTGGAGCGGGACAAGCGCAAGACCGTCACGGGTCGCCGCTGAGCCTCCGAGGCCCGGTGCCCCCGTGACCGCTCCCCCTCCCCCTCCCCGAGACGAAAGGCACGTACTCCGATGCACCAAGCCCTCATCGTGGCGCGCATGGCGCCCGGTTCGGCGCCCGACATCGCCGGTCTGTTCGCCGAATCGGACGCGGGCGAACTGCCGCGCCTGGTCGGGGTCAGCCGGCGCAGCCTGTTCCAGTTCGGCGACGTGTACATGCACCTGATCGAGTCCGACACGGACCCCGGTCCGGCCATCGCCCGGGTCGCCGGACATCCGGAGTTCCGGACCCTGAGCGACCGGCTCTCGGCCTACGTCAGCCCGCACGACCCCGAGACCTGGCGCAGCCCCAAGGACGCCATGGCCCACCGATTCTACCGCTGGGAGCGCCACCCCGGCCGGTAGGCGGGGAGTCGTAGGGGTGCCCCTGCGCGGCCGGGCCGCGCCGGCCGGCTCGGGCACCCGCGGGCGTGCCTCACCGCTGGTGACGGCAGCAATTCGGCAGGTAGTTTTTGCGTGAATACCTGACTGAATTCCCGTCAACAAGCTTCCGCCTACTATCTCGATTTGATAACGACATCACCGGAAAGGCCTGGACCTTTCTGCTACTACGCGCGTAACTCCCTTGATTTTCAAACAACTTGACAGATCATCAAATTCAGCCGCCAGGTAACGGATAGATATCCCGAGCCTGGCTCCCGTTTGTCCGAATTCTCCACGGCGCCCTTCTGGCAA
Coding sequences:
- a CDS encoding SRPBCC family protein yields the protein MPGHTDNEITVNAPVDLVWDVTNDLPNWPELFSEYASIEILEKKGDTTRFRLAMHPDENGVVWSWVSERTVDRAGLTVKARRVETGPFAHMNIHWEYGEAPGGGTRMRWVQDFAMKPDAPIDDAGMTDRINHNSRIQMELIRDKIEKLERDKRKTVTGRR
- a CDS encoding TcmI family type II polyketide cyclase, coding for MHQALIVARMAPGSAPDIAGLFAESDAGELPRLVGVSRRSLFQFGDVYMHLIESDTDPGPAIARVAGHPEFRTLSDRLSAYVSPHDPETWRSPKDAMAHRFYRWERHPGR